In one window of Comamonas testosteroni DNA:
- a CDS encoding XdhC family protein, with amino-acid sequence MDNIDVLVLKALRDWRSAGQHALLATVVRTWGSSPRPVGSMMALREDGRAIGSVSGGCIEDDLIARHTKALNQNLGIPDGPPQLVRYGVSADEAHRFGLPCGGTLELLLEFNPDAASLQQLVAELEAGSLVKRSVDCGSGEVSLQTAEHPDVLEFDGQQLVNHLGPGYRMLLIGAGALAEYLATMALFNGFTVTVCDPREEYMGSWSVAQVSTVTDMPDDAVTAFKPDARSCIVALTHDPKLDDLALLEALHSPAFYVGAIGSRRNNHARRERMMEHFGETEASLAKLRGPIGLYIGSKTPAEIAVSVMAEILAVKNAVPLPQAMSVEVAKHEHDIAMNEASTHCAIPEIRQPGSAH; translated from the coding sequence ATGGACAATATCGACGTCTTGGTACTCAAGGCACTGCGTGACTGGCGCTCGGCCGGTCAGCACGCCTTGCTCGCCACCGTGGTGCGCACCTGGGGCTCGTCCCCGCGGCCCGTGGGCTCCATGATGGCCTTGCGCGAGGACGGTCGCGCCATTGGCTCGGTATCGGGCGGCTGCATCGAAGACGATCTGATCGCCCGCCACACCAAGGCCCTGAACCAGAATCTGGGCATCCCGGACGGCCCGCCGCAGCTGGTGCGCTATGGCGTGAGCGCCGACGAGGCCCACCGCTTCGGCCTGCCCTGCGGCGGCACGCTGGAGCTGCTGCTGGAATTCAACCCCGATGCGGCCAGCCTGCAGCAACTGGTGGCCGAGCTTGAAGCAGGATCACTGGTGAAACGCAGCGTCGACTGCGGCAGCGGCGAAGTCAGCCTGCAGACGGCCGAGCACCCCGATGTGCTGGAGTTTGACGGCCAGCAACTCGTCAACCACCTCGGCCCCGGCTACCGCATGCTGCTGATCGGTGCGGGGGCCCTGGCGGAATACCTGGCCACCATGGCCTTGTTCAACGGCTTCACGGTCACCGTCTGCGACCCGCGCGAGGAATACATGGGCAGCTGGTCCGTGGCCCAGGTCAGCACCGTCACCGACATGCCCGACGATGCCGTCACGGCCTTCAAGCCCGATGCGCGCAGCTGCATCGTCGCCCTCACCCACGACCCCAAGCTCGACGACCTGGCCCTGCTCGAAGCCCTGCACAGCCCGGCCTTCTATGTGGGCGCCATCGGCTCGCGCCGCAACAACCACGCCAGGCGCGAGCGCATGATGGAGCACTTTGGCGAGACCGAAGCGTCGCTGGCCAAGCTGCGCGGCCCCATCGGCCTCTATATCGGCAGCAAGACTCCGGCAGAGATCGCGGTGAGCGTGATGGCCGAGATTCTGGCCGTGAAGAACGCCGTGCCGCTGCCGCAGGCCATGTCGGTGGAGGTGGCCAAGCACGAGCATGACATTGCCATGAACGAGGCCAGCACGCATTGCGCCATTCCGGAGATCCGCCAGCCGGGCTCGGCGCACTGA
- a CDS encoding c-type cytochrome, translating into MRTFQKILAGGAAVVVVLAAAGLALTHQGEIAPQSAIAAADFTPQQIAKGKLLAAMGDCAVCHTAPSGKTNAGGLAMPSPFGTIYTSNITPDLQTGIGSWSYEAFERAMRHGVDREGQYLYPAFPYTAFSRVTDEDMKALYAFLMSEPAVESQPPKTALNFPYNVRRGIAAWNWLYLKPGVVKDDEKQAPEWNRGAYLVEGLGHCSACHTPRNGLAAEKTGEFHLTGGSAEGWDAPALTDKTASPLPWTKQDLVDYMKTGFSARHSVAAGPMAPVAHGLSQQSDADLDAIATYLMSYRKADAAPGDAKALIEEKTAKPKLALDAEGYRLYQGACMACHKADPSGSSFGVRPQLALSTSLHSASPDNAIMAVLEGVQHPAHADLGTMPAFRHALSDAQIATLLNTMRAQYGVDEWKDLAAKVGQLRKQTQAH; encoded by the coding sequence ATGCGAACGTTCCAAAAGATTCTGGCGGGCGGTGCGGCTGTAGTGGTCGTGCTGGCTGCCGCCGGCCTGGCGCTCACCCATCAGGGCGAGATTGCGCCCCAGTCAGCCATTGCCGCTGCCGACTTCACACCCCAGCAGATTGCCAAGGGCAAGCTGCTGGCCGCCATGGGCGACTGCGCCGTTTGCCACACTGCTCCCAGCGGCAAGACCAACGCGGGCGGTCTGGCCATGCCCAGCCCCTTCGGCACCATCTACACCAGCAACATCACGCCCGATCTGCAGACCGGCATCGGCAGCTGGAGCTATGAAGCCTTCGAGCGCGCCATGCGCCACGGCGTGGACCGCGAAGGCCAGTACCTCTACCCCGCCTTCCCCTACACGGCCTTCAGCCGCGTGACGGATGAGGACATGAAGGCCTTGTACGCCTTTTTGATGAGCGAGCCTGCCGTGGAGAGTCAGCCGCCCAAGACGGCGCTGAACTTCCCCTACAACGTGCGCCGCGGCATTGCAGCCTGGAACTGGCTCTACCTCAAACCCGGCGTCGTCAAGGACGATGAAAAGCAGGCTCCCGAGTGGAATCGCGGTGCCTATCTGGTCGAAGGCCTGGGGCACTGCAGTGCCTGCCACACACCGCGCAACGGCCTGGCCGCTGAAAAAACGGGTGAATTCCATCTCACCGGCGGCAGCGCCGAAGGCTGGGATGCTCCTGCTCTGACGGACAAGACGGCCTCGCCCCTGCCCTGGACCAAGCAGGATCTGGTCGACTACATGAAGACCGGCTTCTCGGCCCGTCACAGCGTGGCAGCCGGCCCCATGGCTCCCGTGGCCCACGGCCTGTCGCAGCAAAGCGATGCCGACCTCGACGCCATTGCCACCTATCTGATGAGCTACCGCAAGGCCGACGCCGCGCCCGGCGATGCCAAGGCACTCATCGAAGAGAAGACCGCCAAGCCCAAGCTGGCGCTTGATGCCGAAGGCTACCGCCTGTACCAGGGCGCCTGCATGGCCTGCCACAAGGCAGACCCCTCGGGCAGCAGCTTCGGCGTGCGTCCCCAGCTGGCGCTGAGCACCAGCCTGCACTCCGCATCGCCCGACAACGCCATCATGGCCGTGCTCGAAGGCGTGCAACATCCGGCCCATGCCGACCTGGGCACCATGCCCGCCTTCCGCCATGCACTCAGCGATGCACAGATCGCCACCCTGCTCAACACCATGCGTGCCCAGTACGGTGTGGACGAGTGGAAGGACCTGGCTGCCAAGGTAGGCCAGTTGCGCAAGCAGACCCAGGCGCATTGA
- a CDS encoding xanthine dehydrogenase family protein molybdopterin-binding subunit has protein sequence MKFFTKDNHAQLTRRQLLKAGGMLMVGSVAGGHLLMAQTAPEAAAKGAFPIPSAKLVDSFIAIGADGSVTAYNGHVDLGTGVRTALGQLVADELYVDFAAVTMVLGHSARTPDLGPTIASNTIQVSSLPMRHAAAQVRQLLIKLASEKSGVPAERITTHKGFVIAGGKRYGYGELVQGQDLQIEVDDKIELRKSGFEYIGKSVQRVDIPNKVLGALTYIHDLRVPGMLHGRVIRPPYTGADATAPLGSSLVSVDEKSIAHLPGIVKVVVKGDFVGVVAEREEQAIAAMRQLKVTWKEWSGLPDMSLSGLHQTLVDHAKTDRVLQEDEGALQAVEQVKTALTRDYVWPYHAHGSIGPSCAIAEVGNGQIQVWTGSQNPHDVCKDIAKLMDVNADNINVTRLEASGCYGRNCADDVCSDAVLMSAAVGKPVRVQLMREQEAGWEPKGTGQLIRVRGGLDEHNNVAAYELRTCYPSNNASALALILTGKVSAKIDAQQMGDRTAIPQYEYPKMRVISQDAVPIVRASWMRGVSALPNVFAHESWIDECAYLAKADPIEYRLRYLKDPRAVALIAEAKKQCNWQEGPARRNAAADDQRLVKGRGFAYARYFHSKFPGYGAAWATWVVDVTVDRETGEVKVDKVFVAQDTGAMVNPAGVRHQVHGNVVQSTSRVLKEFVTFDKSGVTSVEWGGYPILRFDELPEIDSLLVERPDEAPMGAGESASVPSAAAVANAIFDATGVRLLEVPFTPSRVLAALKAAKSGAASSK, from the coding sequence ATGAAATTCTTCACCAAAGACAATCACGCCCAGCTCACCCGTCGCCAGCTGCTCAAGGCCGGCGGCATGCTGATGGTCGGCTCCGTTGCAGGCGGCCATCTGCTGATGGCCCAGACCGCCCCTGAAGCGGCTGCCAAGGGCGCTTTCCCCATTCCTTCGGCCAAGCTGGTGGACAGCTTCATCGCGATTGGCGCCGACGGCTCCGTCACGGCCTACAACGGCCACGTGGACCTGGGCACGGGCGTGCGCACGGCTCTGGGCCAACTGGTGGCCGACGAGCTGTATGTGGACTTTGCCGCCGTGACCATGGTGCTGGGCCACTCTGCCCGCACCCCGGACCTGGGCCCCACCATTGCCAGCAACACCATCCAGGTGTCGTCCCTGCCCATGCGCCATGCCGCAGCGCAGGTGCGCCAGTTGCTGATCAAGCTGGCGAGCGAAAAATCCGGTGTTCCCGCCGAGCGCATCACCACCCACAAAGGCTTTGTCATCGCCGGCGGCAAGCGCTACGGCTATGGCGAGCTGGTCCAGGGCCAGGATCTGCAGATCGAGGTCGACGACAAGATCGAGCTGCGCAAGTCCGGCTTCGAGTACATCGGCAAGTCGGTGCAGCGCGTGGACATCCCCAACAAGGTGCTGGGCGCGCTGACCTATATCCATGACCTGCGCGTGCCCGGCATGCTGCACGGCCGCGTGATCCGTCCTCCCTACACCGGCGCCGATGCCACGGCTCCCCTGGGCTCTAGCCTCGTGTCCGTGGACGAAAAGTCCATCGCCCATCTGCCTGGCATCGTCAAGGTCGTGGTCAAGGGCGACTTCGTGGGCGTGGTGGCCGAGCGTGAAGAGCAGGCCATCGCTGCCATGCGCCAGCTCAAGGTCACCTGGAAGGAGTGGAGCGGTCTGCCCGATATGTCGCTGAGCGGTCTGCACCAGACCCTGGTGGACCACGCCAAGACCGACCGCGTGCTGCAGGAAGACGAAGGCGCGCTGCAGGCCGTCGAGCAGGTCAAGACTGCGCTGACCCGCGACTATGTCTGGCCCTATCACGCTCACGGCTCCATCGGCCCGTCCTGCGCGATTGCCGAAGTGGGCAACGGCCAGATCCAGGTCTGGACCGGCTCGCAAAACCCTCACGACGTGTGCAAGGACATTGCCAAGCTCATGGACGTGAATGCCGACAACATCAACGTCACCCGCCTCGAAGCCTCTGGCTGCTACGGCCGCAACTGCGCGGACGACGTCTGCTCGGACGCCGTGCTGATGTCTGCCGCCGTGGGCAAGCCCGTGCGCGTGCAGCTGATGCGCGAGCAGGAAGCCGGCTGGGAGCCCAAGGGCACGGGCCAGCTGATTCGCGTGCGCGGCGGCCTGGACGAGCACAACAATGTGGCCGCCTACGAGCTGCGCACCTGCTACCCCTCGAACAACGCCTCGGCGCTGGCCCTGATCCTCACCGGCAAGGTGTCCGCCAAGATCGATGCCCAGCAAATGGGCGACCGCACTGCCATTCCGCAGTACGAGTACCCCAAGATGCGCGTGATCTCCCAGGACGCGGTGCCCATCGTGCGCGCCTCGTGGATGCGCGGCGTCTCCGCCCTGCCCAATGTGTTCGCCCATGAGTCCTGGATCGACGAATGCGCCTATCTGGCCAAGGCCGACCCCATCGAGTACCGCCTGCGCTATCTCAAGGATCCGCGCGCCGTGGCGCTGATTGCCGAGGCCAAGAAGCAGTGCAACTGGCAGGAAGGTCCGGCGCGCCGCAATGCGGCTGCTGACGATCAGCGCCTGGTCAAGGGTCGCGGCTTTGCCTATGCCCGCTACTTCCACAGCAAGTTCCCCGGCTACGGTGCGGCCTGGGCGACCTGGGTGGTCGACGTGACCGTGGACCGCGAAACCGGCGAAGTCAAGGTCGACAAGGTCTTTGTCGCCCAGGACACCGGCGCCATGGTCAACCCCGCAGGCGTGCGTCATCAGGTGCACGGCAACGTGGTGCAGTCCACCAGCCGCGTGCTCAAGGAGTTCGTCACCTTCGACAAGAGCGGCGTCACCTCCGTGGAATGGGGCGGCTACCCCATCCTGCGCTTTGACGAGCTGCCCGAGATCGACTCGCTGCTGGTCGAGCGCCCCGACGAGGCGCCCATGGGCGCCGGCGAATCGGCCTCCGTGCCCAGCGCCGCCGCCGTGGCCAACGCCATCTTCGACGCCACCGGCGTGCGCCTGCTGGAAGTACCGTTCACGCCCAGCCGCGTGCTGGCCGCGCTCAAGGCCGCCAAGAGCGGCGCCGCCTCGTCCAAGTGA
- a CDS encoding (2Fe-2S)-binding protein → MKFTLNGQEVDAQSATADTPLLYVLRNDMQLNGPKFGCGLGECGACAVLIDGKVARSCSVPLKAVDGKKVTTLEGLSPDASKAANAQALQDRAVLDVSAAKQEAPAPSRTYTLHVVQQAFVDAQAAQCGYCTNGMIMALVALFNQQPKASDEEIRHALSGHLCRCGTHVEIMQAAARARELIAMGHSPALPSAGASTTAKAA, encoded by the coding sequence ATGAAATTCACTCTGAACGGCCAGGAAGTGGACGCGCAAAGCGCCACTGCCGACACACCTCTTTTGTATGTGCTGCGCAATGACATGCAGCTCAACGGCCCCAAGTTCGGTTGCGGCCTGGGCGAGTGCGGTGCCTGCGCCGTGCTGATCGACGGCAAGGTGGCGCGCTCCTGCTCCGTGCCCCTGAAGGCGGTGGACGGCAAGAAGGTCACCACGCTGGAAGGCCTGTCGCCCGACGCCAGCAAGGCCGCCAACGCGCAGGCCCTGCAGGACCGCGCCGTGCTGGATGTCAGCGCCGCCAAGCAAGAGGCTCCCGCCCCATCGCGCACGTACACCCTGCATGTGGTGCAGCAAGCCTTTGTCGATGCACAGGCTGCCCAGTGCGGCTACTGCACCAACGGAATGATCATGGCGCTGGTCGCCCTGTTCAACCAGCAGCCCAAGGCCAGCGACGAAGAAATCAGGCACGCACTGTCCGGCCATCTGTGCCGCTGCGGCACCCATGTGGAAATCATGCAGGCCGCCGCCCGCGCCCGTGAGCTGATTGCCATGGGCCACAGCCCGGCCCTCCCCTCCGCCGGCGCATCCACCACCGCAAAGGCTGCCTGA
- a CDS encoding VOC family protein, with the protein MVSKNTICLWYESEALEAARFYAQTFPDSAVGAVHHAPGDYPCGKQGDVLTVEFTVMGIPCLGLNGGPVFKHSEAFSFQVATDDQEETDRLWNAIVGNGGQESQCGWCKDRWGLSWQITPRALTTAIADPDRAAARRAFEAMMEMRKIDIAAIEAAWRG; encoded by the coding sequence ATGGTCAGCAAAAACACGATTTGTCTCTGGTACGAAAGCGAGGCACTGGAAGCCGCCAGGTTCTACGCCCAGACTTTCCCCGACAGCGCCGTGGGCGCGGTCCACCATGCGCCGGGCGACTACCCGTGCGGCAAGCAGGGCGATGTGTTGACGGTCGAATTCACGGTCATGGGCATTCCCTGCCTGGGCCTGAACGGCGGCCCTGTCTTCAAGCACAGCGAGGCGTTTTCGTTTCAGGTCGCGACGGACGATCAGGAGGAAACGGATCGCCTGTGGAACGCCATCGTCGGCAACGGTGGCCAGGAGAGTCAGTGCGGCTGGTGCAAGGACCGCTGGGGTCTGTCATGGCAGATCACGCCCCGTGCACTGACCACGGCCATTGCCGACCCGGATCGCGCGGCGGCCAGACGGGCTTTTGAAGCCATGATGGAGATGAGGAAGATCGATATCGCCGCCATCGAGGCCGCATGGCGCGGCTAG
- a CDS encoding 3-keto-5-aminohexanoate cleavage protein, whose translation MNFLDGHLFPENQQPLIITAAPYAPGWLPSDFPEDIPVTMQAQIQKAVDCYNAGATVLHLHVRELDGKGSKRLSQFNELIAGVRKAVPEMIIQVGGSISFAPEDEGQAAKWLSDDTRHMLADLEPVPDQVTVTVNTSQMNVTDQAEDADFAGTSRANPTLFNAYKEMTVPAQPGWVEEHVRRLTKAGIQSAFQCYNLNSFESVERLMRRGFYRGPLVMNWVAIAGGMDTPSLYSLANFVRAVPDGAVLTVESNVRNVLPVNMWGIAAGLHVRCGTEDCLWNQTRTEKASTVSQIEQLVRISREFGRPVATARQAREISKIGVFYDSVEESLAANGFAPNRPGANQGFLRKTS comes from the coding sequence ATGAACTTTCTTGACGGCCATCTATTCCCTGAAAACCAGCAACCCCTGATCATCACGGCGGCACCCTATGCCCCGGGCTGGCTGCCTTCGGATTTTCCCGAAGACATTCCCGTCACCATGCAGGCGCAGATCCAGAAAGCCGTGGACTGCTATAACGCGGGCGCCACGGTGCTGCACCTGCATGTGCGCGAGCTGGACGGCAAGGGCAGCAAGCGCCTGTCCCAGTTCAACGAGCTGATTGCCGGCGTGCGCAAGGCCGTGCCCGAGATGATCATCCAGGTCGGCGGCTCCATCAGCTTTGCGCCCGAGGACGAAGGTCAGGCGGCCAAATGGCTGTCCGACGACACCCGGCACATGCTGGCCGATCTGGAGCCGGTGCCCGATCAGGTGACCGTGACGGTGAACACCTCGCAGATGAACGTGACCGATCAGGCCGAAGACGCGGACTTTGCCGGTACCTCGCGCGCCAATCCCACGCTGTTCAATGCCTACAAGGAAATGACCGTGCCCGCGCAGCCGGGCTGGGTGGAGGAGCATGTGCGCCGCCTGACCAAGGCCGGCATCCAGAGCGCTTTCCAGTGCTACAACCTCAACAGCTTCGAGTCGGTGGAGCGCCTGATGCGCCGCGGCTTCTACAGGGGCCCACTGGTCATGAACTGGGTGGCGATTGCCGGCGGCATGGACACGCCCAGCCTGTACAGCCTGGCCAACTTTGTGCGCGCCGTGCCCGATGGTGCCGTGCTGACCGTGGAAAGCAATGTGCGCAACGTGCTGCCCGTGAACATGTGGGGCATCGCCGCCGGTCTGCATGTGCGCTGCGGCACCGAGGACTGTCTGTGGAACCAGACACGCACCGAGAAGGCCAGCACCGTCTCGCAGATCGAGCAGCTGGTGCGCATCTCGCGCGAGTTCGGTCGTCCTGTCGCCACCGCCAGGCAGGCGCGCGAGATCAGCAAGATCGGAGTGTTCTACGACAGCGTGGAGGAGAGCCTGGCCGCCAACGGCTTTGCGCCCAACCGGCCCGGCGCCAACCAGGGTTTCCTCAGAAAGACTTCCTGA
- a CDS encoding TauD/TfdA dioxygenase family protein, producing MKVEQLTCSIGAEVSDIHLGDASRDKGLAEEIRALLLQHKVLFFRDQDITRAEHVGFARHFGDLEDHPVAGSDPEHPGLVQIYRSEKRENYENTYHSDGQWRENPTMGCVLRCIEGPAVGGDTIWVNMAEAYRNLPEDIRKKIDGLKAKSSIEHGFGAVMPEEKRLELGRQHPPVEHPVVRTHPETGEKILYVCSFTTHFANYHTPENVRYGQDKTPGASMLLNYLISQAAIPEYQVRFRWKPGSVAMWDNRCTQHYAVQDYWPAARKMERAAIIGDKPF from the coding sequence ATGAAAGTCGAACAACTGACCTGCAGCATCGGCGCTGAGGTTTCCGACATCCACCTCGGCGATGCGTCCCGCGACAAGGGCCTGGCCGAGGAAATTCGCGCCCTGCTGCTGCAGCACAAGGTGCTGTTCTTCCGCGATCAGGACATCACACGCGCCGAGCATGTGGGCTTTGCCCGCCACTTCGGCGACCTGGAGGACCACCCCGTGGCCGGCAGCGACCCCGAGCACCCCGGTCTGGTGCAGATCTACCGCAGCGAAAAGCGCGAAAACTACGAGAACACCTATCACAGCGACGGCCAGTGGCGCGAGAACCCGACCATGGGCTGCGTGCTGCGCTGCATCGAAGGCCCGGCCGTCGGTGGCGACACCATCTGGGTCAACATGGCCGAGGCCTACCGCAACCTGCCCGAAGACATCAGGAAAAAGATTGACGGTCTCAAGGCCAAGTCCAGCATCGAGCATGGCTTCGGTGCCGTCATGCCCGAAGAAAAGCGTCTGGAGCTGGGCCGCCAGCATCCTCCGGTCGAGCATCCCGTGGTGCGAACCCACCCCGAAACCGGCGAGAAGATTCTCTACGTCTGCAGCTTCACCACCCACTTTGCCAACTACCACACGCCCGAGAACGTGCGCTATGGCCAGGACAAGACGCCCGGCGCCAGCATGCTGCTGAACTATCTGATCAGTCAGGCGGCCATCCCCGAGTACCAGGTGCGCTTTCGCTGGAAGCCCGGCAGCGTCGCCATGTGGGACAACCGCTGCACCCAGCACTACGCCGTGCAGGACTACTGGCCCGCCGCGCGCAAGATGGAGCGCGCTGCCATCATCGGCGACAAGCCTTTTTGA
- a CDS encoding AraC family transcriptional regulator, with protein MSTVFLVTMKPRIRSVSLCKYAKVANELGIDPLRMFRQVGLDHSCLSSPDLMVPEAAFAQLLEASSAQAGQASLGLLMGSHWRLSDFGPISLLLQHQASLASLLKTFKDYDHMISTTVGTEVVTQGRYSIIQLNLDTERESPGRHPVELGITALMSLCRYQLGKHWSPAGIHFSHSAPGSTMSHRRVLGSEIVFGSDFDGIVVSNEDLEAVDADHDSLMESHARSLMERHAPRPMARSLEQQVRSTLQSLLPHGRHSIAHVAGALGYTARSLQRHLETQNTSFQETLDAVRSQAALRALQNPQLSVSEAAAQAGFAENSSFTRWFSKHFQQSPSSWRQQNLSRRLS; from the coding sequence GTGTCAACCGTTTTCCTGGTCACGATGAAGCCCCGTATCCGAAGTGTGAGCCTGTGCAAATACGCCAAGGTGGCCAATGAGCTCGGCATCGATCCGCTGCGCATGTTCCGCCAGGTGGGGCTGGATCACAGCTGTCTGAGCTCTCCCGACCTCATGGTTCCCGAAGCGGCGTTTGCGCAGTTGCTGGAGGCTTCGTCGGCGCAGGCCGGGCAGGCTTCGCTGGGCCTGCTCATGGGATCGCATTGGCGTCTGTCCGACTTCGGGCCGATCAGCCTGCTGCTGCAGCACCAGGCCAGCCTCGCAAGCCTGCTCAAGACCTTCAAGGACTATGACCATATGATCAGCACCACCGTGGGCACGGAGGTGGTGACCCAGGGGCGCTATTCCATCATCCAGCTGAACCTGGATACCGAGCGCGAGAGTCCGGGGCGTCACCCGGTGGAGCTGGGTATCACGGCGCTGATGAGCCTGTGCCGCTATCAGCTGGGCAAGCACTGGAGCCCGGCCGGCATCCACTTCTCGCACAGCGCGCCGGGCAGCACCATGAGCCATCGCCGCGTGCTGGGCAGCGAGATCGTGTTCGGCTCGGACTTCGATGGCATCGTGGTGAGCAACGAGGATCTGGAGGCCGTCGATGCCGATCACGACAGCCTGATGGAGAGCCACGCCCGCAGCCTGATGGAGCGCCACGCGCCGCGGCCCATGGCCAGGTCGCTGGAGCAGCAGGTGCGCAGCACCTTGCAGTCGCTGCTGCCCCACGGGCGCCACAGCATTGCCCATGTGGCCGGCGCGCTTGGCTATACGGCCCGCTCGCTGCAGCGGCACCTGGAAACCCAGAACACCAGCTTTCAGGAAACGCTGGACGCCGTGCGCAGCCAGGCCGCGCTGCGTGCGCTGCAGAATCCGCAACTGTCGGTGAGCGAAGCGGCCGCCCAGGCCGGCTTTGCCGAGAACAGCTCCTTCACGCGCTGGTTCAGCAAGCATTTTCAGCAAAGCCCCAGCAGCTGGCGACAGCAGAATCTGAGCCGCAGGCTGTCCTGA
- a CDS encoding LysR family transcriptional regulator — protein sequence MDSQSLTLLVEIIDSGNLSQAARKLKMTRANVSYHLTQLEKSVGVQLVKRTTRRVEPTEIGMRLYEHGRNIHNEMLAAREAITALGQSLQGRVGISVPSGYGQIVMSEWLIEFKRLYPGIVLDVLFENRADNLRDDVDIIVRVIQEPPLSLVARSMGTVRYLACASREYAQTHGLPRTLHALRASPLITAGVTGRQLRLAAYLGTERHEVMLEPTMISEHFPFLRDGILAGLGVGLVPDYVVQDKLATGEVLSTLDEYRLSIFGTHMYLLYLPNRHQTKAVRTCIDFLLAKAQPEATRLAAMPQP from the coding sequence ATGGACTCCCAATCGCTGACCCTGCTGGTCGAAATCATCGATAGCGGCAATCTCAGTCAGGCGGCGCGCAAGCTCAAGATGACGCGCGCCAATGTGAGCTATCACCTGACCCAGCTGGAAAAATCCGTGGGCGTGCAACTGGTCAAGCGCACCACGCGCCGCGTGGAGCCCACGGAGATCGGCATGCGCCTGTACGAGCACGGGCGCAACATCCACAACGAAATGCTGGCCGCACGCGAGGCCATCACGGCGCTGGGCCAGAGCCTGCAGGGGCGCGTTGGCATCAGCGTGCCCAGCGGCTACGGCCAGATCGTGATGAGCGAATGGCTGATCGAGTTCAAGCGCCTGTACCCGGGCATCGTGCTCGACGTGCTGTTCGAGAACCGGGCCGACAATCTGCGCGACGATGTGGACATCATCGTGCGCGTGATCCAGGAGCCGCCCCTGTCCCTGGTGGCGCGCAGCATGGGCACGGTGCGCTACCTGGCCTGTGCCTCACGCGAATATGCGCAGACCCACGGCCTGCCCAGAACCCTGCATGCCCTGCGCGCCAGCCCGCTGATCACCGCCGGGGTCACGGGGCGGCAATTGCGCCTGGCCGCCTATCTGGGCACCGAGCGCCACGAGGTGATGCTGGAGCCCACCATGATCTCCGAGCATTTCCCGTTTCTGCGTGACGGCATCCTGGCCGGCCTGGGCGTGGGCCTGGTGCCCGACTATGTGGTGCAGGACAAGCTGGCCACGGGTGAGGTGCTGAGCACGCTGGACGAGTACCGGCTCAGCATTTTCGGCACCCATATGTATCTCCTGTACCTGCCCAACCGGCACCAGACCAAGGCCGTGCGCACCTGCATCGATTTTCTGCTGGCCAAGGCCCAGCCCGAAGCAACCCGTCTGGCCGCAATGCCCCAGCCCTGA